A stretch of the Mycolicibacterium celeriflavum genome encodes the following:
- the eccCa gene encoding type VII secretion protein EccCa, whose product MEPYRAPRGVVVKPPPALPKEVASNPVARLLPVAMLVAAVGMMAVYFTSGAGTSRSPMSMFFPVMMIMSVLGTVAYGARGGVGRTTEIDGNRRSYLRYLDGLDDDIVAAAADQHRSQHRRHPAPDSLWTLAHNRIAERKPDDDDFCCVRVGLGDQELATPLLEPDLGAVDERDPVTVAALRALIRRHSVVERVPIALALRRHTVIAVGGDDQHARGLARAMVCQLAALHGPHLVTLTAVTAPSTRDDWDWLKWLPHHRHLQHLDGGAGDRHVVVIADGAPATDAEPLTSIRNVTVLAIGAASTEAPSTVLQVSVDADRLMLNTADGHEVICRPDSLTRAQALMCARRLAATRLDVVPADDAYRTSAARGWLDLFDVEGPDQINTEKHWLRTDEIRPVPIGVTTDGAPVRIDINEAARNGIGPHGLCVGATGSGKSELLRTLVLGMITSHSPDALNLVLVDFKGGATFLGLERARHVAAVITNLADAAHLVARMNDALAGEVHRRQELLRTAGNFVNVTEYSRARSRGAPLPPLPALFIVVDEFSELLSHHPDFAELFGAIGRLGRSLGIHLLLASQRLDEGRLRGLDTHLSYRICLKTFSASESRAVLGVADAHSLPGTPGAAFLKTAAGELIRFQTAFVSGPCPQPRREHRAEAPGPMLFTAAPVIPVTALDAEPEHRLPAPTLLEVVLDRVGDRGPAAHPVWLPPLAASPSLDLLMHPDERYRLSAPIGLVDSPFQQRHDVLVAQLAEAAGNVAVVGASQSGKSTAVRTLMLALAEVHGPTEIGFYCLDFGGGALAGLGKLPHVGSVSGRSETDLCRRTVALVESLIRSREERFRRMGVDSMTDYRARRAAGDPAAAADPYGDVFLVVDGWAHLRQQFEGLEAPITAIAAQGLAFGVHLIVTASRWAELRPALKDQIATRIELRLGDPAESEMDRRRARTLTNSPPGRGITADGREMVIALPRWDGVCVVAGLRDAITATVDRHRQRWAGQRAPRIELLPTLVAHSQLVESAPVAQQAGRVLVGIGERELRSITVNFAEQPHLLVLGEAGCGKTSLLRLLCHEIVRTCGADEALLEIVDFRRSLLGVVESEHLSGYAASPAALATRLPKLLARLEARMPGESVTQQQLRERSWWAGPEIFLVIDDYDLVAASTGNPLTPLADLLPHAEDLGLHVIVARRSGGAARAMFDPMLARMRELGCMGVMMSASPDDGILLGSVRPSSQPPGRGTLITRGDGEQLVQIGWTDPP is encoded by the coding sequence ATGGAGCCTTACCGTGCGCCGCGCGGCGTCGTGGTGAAACCGCCACCGGCGCTTCCGAAAGAGGTGGCGAGCAATCCCGTCGCGCGCTTGTTACCGGTGGCCATGCTGGTCGCGGCCGTCGGCATGATGGCCGTCTACTTCACGTCGGGGGCCGGTACGAGCCGCAGCCCGATGTCCATGTTTTTTCCGGTGATGATGATCATGTCGGTGCTCGGGACGGTGGCCTACGGTGCCCGCGGCGGCGTCGGCCGAACCACCGAGATCGACGGGAATCGGCGAAGTTATCTGCGCTACCTCGACGGTCTCGACGACGACATCGTGGCGGCCGCGGCCGACCAGCACCGATCACAGCACCGGCGCCATCCCGCACCCGACTCGTTGTGGACATTGGCGCACAACCGGATTGCCGAGCGCAAACCGGACGATGACGACTTCTGCTGTGTCCGGGTGGGCCTCGGCGACCAGGAACTCGCGACGCCGCTGCTGGAGCCCGACCTCGGTGCCGTCGACGAGCGGGATCCCGTGACGGTGGCCGCGTTGCGCGCGCTGATCCGAAGGCATTCGGTCGTCGAGCGGGTGCCGATCGCGCTGGCGCTGCGGCGACACACCGTCATCGCGGTCGGCGGCGACGATCAGCATGCGCGAGGGCTGGCGCGGGCCATGGTGTGTCAGCTCGCGGCGCTTCACGGGCCGCATTTGGTGACGCTTACCGCAGTCACCGCCCCGTCGACGCGCGACGACTGGGATTGGCTCAAATGGCTGCCACACCACCGACATCTGCAGCACCTCGACGGGGGCGCAGGGGACCGGCACGTCGTGGTGATCGCCGACGGTGCACCGGCAACGGACGCCGAACCGCTGACCTCGATTCGCAATGTCACCGTCCTCGCAATCGGAGCCGCCTCGACCGAGGCGCCGTCAACCGTGTTGCAGGTGAGCGTCGACGCCGACCGGCTGATGCTGAACACCGCCGATGGGCATGAGGTGATCTGCCGGCCGGACTCATTGACACGGGCGCAGGCGCTTATGTGTGCCCGGCGACTGGCGGCTACCCGACTCGATGTGGTCCCCGCCGACGATGCGTACCGTACCTCGGCGGCGCGTGGCTGGCTCGATCTGTTCGACGTCGAGGGGCCCGACCAGATCAACACCGAAAAGCACTGGCTGCGAACCGATGAGATCCGGCCGGTACCGATCGGCGTCACGACCGACGGGGCACCGGTGCGGATCGACATCAACGAGGCCGCCCGCAACGGCATCGGCCCGCACGGGCTGTGTGTCGGCGCGACCGGTTCCGGGAAATCGGAGTTGTTGCGCACTTTGGTGCTCGGGATGATCACCAGTCACTCGCCAGACGCCCTCAACCTCGTGTTGGTCGATTTCAAGGGCGGCGCGACGTTTCTCGGGTTGGAGCGGGCACGGCACGTGGCCGCGGTGATCACGAACCTTGCCGACGCCGCTCATCTGGTCGCCCGGATGAACGATGCCCTTGCCGGGGAGGTCCATCGCAGACAGGAGTTGCTGCGCACGGCGGGCAATTTCGTCAACGTGACGGAGTACTCGCGGGCTCGTTCACGAGGCGCCCCGCTGCCGCCCTTGCCCGCGCTGTTCATCGTCGTCGACGAGTTCTCCGAACTGCTCAGCCACCATCCCGACTTCGCCGAACTGTTCGGGGCGATCGGCAGGCTGGGCCGATCGCTGGGCATCCATCTGCTGTTGGCGAGTCAGCGGCTCGACGAGGGCAGGCTGCGCGGTCTGGATACGCATCTGTCGTACCGGATCTGCCTCAAGACCTTCTCCGCCAGTGAGTCCCGTGCCGTGCTGGGCGTCGCCGATGCCCATTCCCTGCCCGGCACACCCGGTGCGGCCTTCTTGAAAACCGCTGCCGGTGAACTGATCCGGTTCCAGACCGCCTTCGTCTCCGGTCCATGTCCACAACCGCGGCGCGAACACCGGGCGGAGGCGCCCGGACCGATGCTGTTCACCGCAGCACCCGTCATACCGGTCACCGCACTCGATGCCGAGCCCGAGCATCGCCTCCCGGCACCGACGCTTTTGGAGGTGGTGTTGGACCGAGTCGGCGACCGGGGGCCTGCCGCACACCCCGTGTGGTTGCCGCCGCTGGCCGCATCGCCGTCACTGGACCTGCTCATGCACCCCGATGAGCGGTACCGGCTCAGTGCGCCGATCGGGCTGGTGGACAGTCCTTTTCAACAGCGCCACGATGTGCTGGTCGCGCAGTTGGCCGAGGCGGCGGGCAACGTCGCGGTGGTCGGTGCGTCCCAGTCGGGCAAGTCGACGGCCGTGCGGACGCTGATGCTGGCGCTGGCTGAGGTACACGGGCCCACCGAGATCGGCTTCTACTGCCTGGATTTCGGCGGTGGTGCACTGGCCGGACTGGGGAAACTTCCGCATGTGGGGTCGGTGTCGGGTCGATCCGAAACGGACTTGTGTCGGCGCACGGTGGCTCTGGTCGAATCGCTGATCCGGTCGCGGGAGGAGCGGTTCCGCCGGATGGGAGTCGATTCGATGACCGACTACCGCGCGCGCCGCGCCGCAGGCGATCCGGCCGCGGCCGCCGACCCCTACGGCGACGTGTTCCTCGTTGTCGACGGGTGGGCTCACCTTCGCCAGCAGTTCGAGGGTCTGGAGGCGCCGATCACCGCCATCGCCGCGCAGGGACTCGCGTTCGGCGTGCACCTGATCGTCACCGCCTCCCGATGGGCCGAACTGCGCCCGGCGCTCAAAGACCAGATCGCGACCCGGATCGAATTGCGGCTCGGGGACCCCGCTGAATCGGAGATGGATCGCCGGCGGGCACGCACACTGACCAACTCGCCGCCCGGGCGAGGCATCACCGCCGACGGCCGGGAGATGGTCATTGCGCTGCCTCGCTGGGACGGCGTGTGCGTGGTGGCCGGTCTGCGCGACGCGATCACTGCGACCGTCGACCGGCATCGGCAGCGATGGGCGGGGCAGCGCGCGCCGCGCATCGAACTCCTGCCGACACTGGTGGCGCATTCTCAACTCGTCGAATCGGCTCCGGTCGCACAGCAGGCGGGCCGCGTGCTGGTCGGGATCGGTGAACGCGAATTACGGTCGATCACGGTCAACTTCGCCGAACAACCTCATCTGCTCGTGCTGGGAGAGGCCGGCTGTGGCAAAACCTCGCTGTTGCGGCTGCTGTGCCACGAGATTGTCCGCACCTGTGGCGCTGATGAGGCACTGCTGGAGATCGTCGATTTCCGGCGTTCGCTGCTCGGCGTCGTCGAATCCGAGCACCTATCCGGATACGCCGCGTCACCGGCGGCGCTGGCCACGAGACTGCCGAAATTGCTCGCCCGGCTGGAGGCGCGCATGCCGGGGGAGAGCGTGACACAGCAGCAGCTGCGGGAGAGGTCGTGGTGGGCAGGCCCGGAGATCTTCCTCGTCATCGACGACTACGACCTGGTGGCCGCATCGACCGGCAATCCGTTGACCCCGCTGGCCGACCTCCTGCCGCATGCCGAAGACCTTGGGCTACACGTCATCGTCGCCCGCCGATCCGGCGGCGCCGCGCGAGCGATGTTCGATCCCATGCTCGCCCGGATGCGCGAGCTCGGATGCATGGGCGTGATGATGAGCGCGAGCCCCGACGACGGCATACTGCTGGGCTCGGTTCGCCCGTCGTCGCAGCCACCGGGACGAGGCACGCTGATCACCCGGGGTGACGGGGAGCAACTCGTCCAGATCGGTTGGACCGATCCGCCGTGA
- the eccD gene encoding type VII secretion integral membrane protein EccD gives MPDSLCRVAVHVGTGNDTQTIDLALPDSAVLGDMLPSIVELVHPDHRGARTGRRWRLRRIDGRPLDESLTMRDNQVRDGELLWLTTDDVPAPVLLDRDSSRTVAGLGPSRTAVPTQLCVGGALAAACIGAAAIIWSARSTEDAAPFVTAAGLTAAAALAAQLARRAHAEPSLFTAFSAIAVILAAVTGVVVVPAGPPAAHLLLASAAALSVAVLQLRFASHGHTALTVLATTALLCTAASATAIACNLAAATSGALLATLALAALSSAPRLVIMVTRIGPGPPDADDTDPLTSVGQSRATLAHDTLTGIVIGTSLAAAMGTVLVGCVGDERRFPVPATVFTIVVGVTLLLRTRIHIGVGRRCALAVCGFAGVATGFALTAIAVPHHAHWLGALAAVAGTSALMPLVGITPSLTARRAAEIVEYVALAAVIPLACWIAGVFDLVRNLALT, from the coding sequence ATGCCTGATTCACTGTGCCGAGTCGCCGTTCATGTCGGCACCGGAAACGACACGCAGACAATAGATCTCGCGTTGCCCGACAGTGCTGTTCTCGGCGACATGCTGCCGTCGATCGTCGAGCTCGTCCATCCGGATCACCGAGGAGCGCGGACGGGCAGGCGTTGGCGGCTTCGCCGGATCGATGGACGGCCGCTCGACGAGTCGCTGACAATGCGGGACAACCAGGTTCGCGACGGCGAGCTGCTGTGGCTCACCACCGACGACGTCCCGGCCCCCGTCTTGCTCGACCGCGACTCGAGTCGCACGGTCGCCGGGCTCGGGCCCTCGCGCACAGCCGTACCCACTCAACTGTGTGTCGGTGGAGCCCTCGCCGCCGCATGCATCGGGGCCGCCGCCATCATCTGGTCGGCCCGCTCCACCGAGGACGCGGCACCGTTCGTCACCGCCGCCGGCTTGACTGCCGCAGCGGCCCTGGCTGCGCAACTGGCTCGGCGGGCACACGCTGAGCCGTCGCTCTTCACCGCTTTCAGTGCAATTGCGGTGATACTCGCCGCTGTTACCGGCGTAGTGGTCGTCCCCGCCGGTCCGCCTGCCGCGCACCTGCTACTCGCATCCGCCGCCGCACTGTCGGTGGCGGTGCTGCAACTGCGGTTCGCCAGCCACGGTCATACCGCGCTGACCGTCCTCGCCACCACGGCGCTGCTGTGCACCGCGGCCTCGGCGACCGCAATCGCGTGCAATCTGGCCGCCGCCACCTCGGGCGCATTGCTCGCGACGCTGGCGCTCGCGGCGCTGAGTTCGGCTCCGCGGTTGGTGATCATGGTCACCCGCATCGGCCCCGGACCACCGGACGCCGACGACACCGATCCCCTGACCAGCGTTGGGCAGAGCCGCGCGACGCTCGCCCACGACACGCTGACCGGCATCGTGATCGGCACATCGCTGGCCGCGGCGATGGGTACCGTGCTGGTCGGCTGCGTCGGCGATGAGCGTCGTTTCCCGGTCCCCGCAACGGTGTTCACCATTGTCGTCGGGGTGACGCTACTGCTGCGCACCCGTATCCACATCGGAGTCGGCAGGCGCTGCGCATTGGCGGTATGCGGGTTCGCCGGCGTGGCCACCGGTTTCGCGCTCACGGCGATCGCGGTACCGCACCATGCGCACTGGCTCGGTGCGCTGGCCGCTGTCGCGGGCACGAGTGCCCTAATGCCCCTTGTCGGTATCACGCCGAGCCTCACCGCGCGCCGCGCCGCCGAAATTGTCGAATATGTGGCGTTGGCGGCAGTGATACCGCTGGCCTGCTGGATCGCTGGCGTTTTCGATCTCGTCCGCAACTTGGCACTGACGTGA
- the mycP gene encoding type VII secretion-associated serine protease mycosin, giving the protein MTSRGVSVENDVANQLDDLDMQSVWRLSRGAGQTVAVIDTGVSRHRLLPHLVPGGDYVSSGDGTEDCDGHGTIVAGIIGAAPDRDTANAFSGIAPDATIIGIRQSSNKFKAADEAAGSGFGNVDTLAGAVRSAADMGATVINVSTIACVAADTKLDDRALGAALAYAVEVKNVVVVAAAGNVGAPGQCPHQNPVRPGRPDWSDVKAVVSPAWYDDYVLTVGSIGSNGRPSEFSLAGPWVDVAAPGEQVVSLDRDGEGLVAAVPTPTGEQPLAGTSYAAPVVAGVVAILRSRSPELTARQVMRRIEETARHPAAGWDPVVGHGVVDVLAAVTGGSPPTADRNRPTIVSVPAPAVHDRRSADIAVRGAAICLGLVVAVIATTLSGRRLRSFQAVPRD; this is encoded by the coding sequence GTGACCTCTCGCGGCGTTTCGGTCGAGAACGACGTCGCTAACCAGCTCGACGACCTGGATATGCAGTCGGTGTGGCGACTCTCCCGCGGGGCGGGCCAGACCGTCGCGGTGATCGACACCGGGGTGTCCCGCCACCGCCTGCTGCCTCATCTCGTTCCCGGCGGCGATTACGTGTCCAGCGGCGACGGCACCGAGGACTGCGACGGTCACGGCACGATCGTCGCGGGCATCATCGGCGCCGCTCCGGATCGGGACACGGCCAACGCCTTCAGCGGTATCGCACCGGACGCCACGATCATCGGTATCCGCCAGTCCAGCAACAAGTTCAAGGCCGCTGACGAGGCGGCCGGATCCGGTTTCGGCAACGTCGACACCCTCGCCGGGGCGGTTCGCAGCGCTGCAGACATGGGTGCGACCGTCATCAACGTCTCCACGATTGCTTGCGTGGCGGCCGATACGAAACTCGATGACCGGGCGCTGGGCGCCGCACTCGCGTATGCAGTCGAGGTGAAGAACGTCGTCGTGGTGGCCGCCGCGGGCAACGTCGGTGCGCCCGGACAATGTCCGCACCAGAATCCCGTCCGGCCGGGCCGGCCCGACTGGAGCGACGTCAAAGCGGTGGTGAGCCCCGCGTGGTACGACGACTACGTTCTCACGGTCGGATCGATCGGGTCGAACGGACGGCCCTCCGAGTTCAGCCTCGCGGGACCGTGGGTCGACGTCGCCGCCCCTGGCGAGCAGGTGGTGTCGCTCGATCGCGATGGCGAGGGCCTGGTCGCAGCGGTGCCGACGCCCACCGGCGAGCAGCCGCTCGCTGGAACCAGTTACGCCGCACCCGTGGTTGCGGGCGTGGTCGCGATTCTGCGCTCGCGTTCGCCGGAGTTGACGGCCCGACAGGTGATGCGGCGCATCGAGGAAACGGCGCGCCACCCCGCCGCCGGATGGGATCCCGTCGTCGGCCACGGGGTCGTCGACGTGTTGGCCGCCGTGACGGGCGGGTCGCCGCCCACCGCAGACCGGAACCGACCGACCATCGTCTCGGTTCCGGCGCCCGCGGTGCACGACCGCCGATCCGCCGACATCGCGGTCCGCGGCGCCGCGATCTGCCTGGGACTTGTCGTCGCAGTGATCGCAACGACGTTGTCGGGTAGGCGGTTACGGAGCTTTCAAGCTGTCCCGCGCGACTGA
- the eccB gene encoding type VII secretion protein EccB yields MTGRSTAKLQISGHRFLLRRMEHALVRGDVRMFDDPMRAQALSLAVGGVLAVIAIGACAVLAFVAPPAALGDASIVMVRDTGALYVRVGPTLHPVLNLASARLITGSSDKPRLVSASAVDTAPRGAMLGIPGAPDTIATPLTVDESGWLICDHGSSTTTVLAGPVDEPPTARRTVLVSAVGEGAAATYLLFDGRRAKVDLRNPVVIRALRLDGIAPRPVSRTLLDALPEVPQIAAPHIRNAGSAGPASLHGLRVGTVVRVSRADSEELYVVLTAGVQRIGSVAADLIRFSQAQGAPEIVTVEPGAIGAVPVVDDLPIGGFPQRAGTADDPVLCGQWRWSAGSKSVATATVTVGSLPLGGAAAPVQLAQADGAGAGIDGFSMGAGRSAYVRAVGVSGDGARNGTLYLVDDAGVVFGIRDEETAKRLGLSGEPVPAPWPLLARLPRGPELSVAAASVARDSLKAP; encoded by the coding sequence ATGACGGGGCGATCGACCGCAAAACTGCAGATCAGCGGACACCGGTTTCTACTGCGGCGCATGGAACACGCCCTCGTGCGCGGTGATGTCCGGATGTTCGACGATCCGATGCGCGCGCAGGCGCTCTCCCTGGCCGTCGGCGGCGTGCTGGCGGTCATCGCGATCGGGGCCTGCGCCGTTCTGGCGTTCGTTGCGCCACCAGCAGCGCTCGGCGACGCCTCCATCGTCATGGTCCGCGACACCGGCGCCTTGTACGTGCGGGTCGGCCCCACGCTGCATCCGGTGCTGAATCTGGCATCGGCGCGGCTGATCACCGGCTCGTCGGACAAGCCCCGGCTGGTCAGCGCGTCGGCCGTCGACACCGCACCGCGCGGCGCGATGCTCGGCATCCCGGGCGCACCGGACACGATTGCCACACCACTGACTGTCGACGAATCCGGTTGGCTCATCTGCGACCACGGATCGTCGACGACCACGGTGCTGGCGGGACCGGTCGACGAGCCACCCACCGCGCGACGGACCGTACTCGTCAGTGCCGTAGGCGAAGGCGCCGCGGCTACCTATCTGCTGTTCGACGGGCGCCGCGCGAAAGTGGACCTGCGCAACCCCGTCGTGATTCGCGCGCTGCGGCTCGACGGCATTGCGCCCCGCCCGGTCTCACGCACGCTTCTGGACGCCCTGCCCGAGGTCCCGCAGATCGCCGCACCACACATTCGCAATGCCGGTTCGGCCGGGCCGGCATCCTTGCACGGGTTGCGGGTCGGCACCGTGGTGCGGGTGTCACGCGCCGATTCGGAGGAACTCTATGTGGTACTCACGGCGGGAGTGCAGCGAATCGGCTCCGTGGCGGCCGATCTCATCAGGTTCAGTCAGGCGCAGGGTGCGCCCGAGATCGTTACCGTCGAACCTGGTGCCATCGGCGCTGTGCCGGTAGTCGACGACCTGCCCATCGGGGGGTTTCCCCAACGCGCGGGTACGGCGGACGACCCGGTGTTGTGCGGGCAGTGGCGGTGGTCGGCCGGCTCGAAGTCCGTTGCTACCGCGACCGTCACCGTCGGTTCACTTCCCTTGGGAGGCGCAGCAGCTCCGGTGCAGCTGGCACAGGCCGACGGCGCAGGCGCCGGAATCGACGGTTTCTCGATGGGCGCGGGGCGCAGCGCCTACGTGCGAGCGGTCGGCGTGAGTGGCGACGGGGCGCGGAACGGAACCCTGTACCTGGTCGACGACGCAGGGGTGGTGTTCGGCATCCGCGACGAGGAGACAGCCAAGCGGCTGGGCCTGAGCGGCGAGCCGGTGCCTGCACCGTGGCCGCTGCTGGCACGACTGCCACGAGGACCTGAGCTCAGTGTTGCGGCCGCCTCAGTCGCGCGGGACAGCTTGAAAGCTCCGTAA
- a CDS encoding cutinase family protein: MTLLRETARLAAAVAAVVALIGGVAPLSAAQPGPPPGPGGPGYGSGPGPGSAATPGYGSSDSSCADVEVIFARGTDDTPGLGTPGSAFVNALRSLTPGRTISSYAVDYPASYDFLAAADGATDATNRIAMMSQQCPSTRLVLGGYSQGAAVIDMLAGVPPLGNKIGSVGSAPPLPGSLLPNIAAVAVFGNPATKFSNPITSSVFAGRAIDLCKDGDPICSRGRNPFAHNDYVSSGMVQQAASFVAGHL, from the coding sequence GTGACTTTGCTGCGTGAGACGGCCCGACTGGCGGCCGCCGTGGCCGCCGTCGTCGCGCTCATCGGCGGCGTGGCCCCCCTGTCTGCGGCCCAGCCCGGCCCCCCGCCGGGACCGGGCGGCCCCGGATATGGCTCCGGCCCCGGGCCCGGGTCGGCGGCAACGCCCGGATACGGTTCCTCGGACTCTTCGTGCGCCGACGTCGAGGTGATCTTCGCCCGCGGCACCGACGACACACCAGGCCTCGGGACACCCGGGTCCGCGTTCGTCAACGCACTGCGCAGTCTCACCCCGGGACGGACCATCAGCAGCTACGCGGTCGACTATCCCGCCTCGTACGACTTCCTGGCCGCCGCCGACGGCGCCACCGACGCCACGAACCGCATCGCGATGATGTCGCAGCAGTGCCCGTCGACCCGCCTGGTGCTCGGTGGCTACTCGCAGGGGGCCGCGGTCATCGACATGCTGGCCGGCGTGCCGCCGCTCGGCAACAAGATCGGCTCGGTGGGTTCGGCTCCTCCCCTGCCCGGCAGCCTGCTGCCCAACATCGCCGCCGTCGCGGTGTTCGGAAACCCGGCAACGAAGTTCAGCAACCCCATCACCAGTTCGGTGTTTGCGGGCAGGGCGATCGATCTCTGTAAGGACGGCGATCCCATCTGCTCACGCGGACGCAACCCGTTCGCGCATAACGACTACGTGAGTTCCGGAATGGTTCAGCAGGCGGCGAGTTTCGTCGCCGGTCACCTCTGA
- a CDS encoding cutinase family protein produces the protein MQSDLVRRWGRRGTLLVGAVVLAAAGILAPAITGQREAVPLAAAQSCPDAELIFARGRTEAPGAGVIGRALISALRNKTDKNVNLYSVTYPADYEIDIGANDMSSRIQDMAGRCPDTRLVLGGYSLGAAVTDVVLAAPIAAFGFDKPLPPGLDRHIAAIALFGNGAAWVGPITNFSPLYRERTIELCHGADPICNPAEPKTWEGNWPDHAARAYINAGMVNQAADFIAGRI, from the coding sequence GTGCAAAGTGATCTTGTTCGCCGTTGGGGCCGTCGGGGGACGCTGCTCGTAGGTGCAGTCGTTCTCGCCGCGGCCGGAATCCTCGCGCCCGCCATCACCGGCCAGCGGGAGGCCGTGCCGCTGGCCGCGGCCCAGTCGTGCCCGGACGCCGAGCTCATCTTCGCGCGCGGCCGTACCGAAGCGCCCGGCGCGGGGGTGATCGGTAGGGCGCTCATCAGCGCCCTGCGCAACAAGACCGACAAGAACGTCAACCTCTACTCCGTCACTTACCCCGCCGATTACGAGATCGACATCGGCGCGAACGACATGAGCTCGCGCATCCAGGACATGGCCGGCCGTTGCCCCGACACCCGGCTGGTGCTGGGCGGCTATTCGCTGGGCGCTGCGGTCACCGACGTCGTGCTTGCCGCGCCTATTGCGGCGTTCGGCTTCGACAAGCCGCTGCCGCCGGGCTTGGACCGGCATATCGCCGCGATCGCGCTGTTCGGCAACGGAGCCGCGTGGGTGGGTCCGATCACCAACTTCAGCCCGCTCTACCGGGAGCGCACCATTGAGCTCTGCCACGGTGCGGACCCGATCTGCAACCCCGCCGAGCCCAAGACGTGGGAAGGCAACTGGCCCGACCACGCGGCGAGGGCCTACATCAACGCGGGCATGGTCAACCAGGCCGCGGACTTCATCGCCGGCCGCATCTGA
- the truA gene encoding tRNA pseudouridine(38-40) synthase TruA: MTTSPSSAVTEPAIGNGGGLVRLRLDIAYDGTDFAGWAVQAGQRTVSGVLEDALSTVFRTPVVLRAAGRTDAGVHATGQVAHVDVPVDALPNAYPRATRPGDSEFLPLVRRLGRFLPPDVRVLDAVRAAPDFDARFSALRRHYVYRLSTAPYGVEPHDARYVTAWPRSLDVVAMTEASRQLLGLHDFAAFCRHREGATTIRELQRLDWSSEGTRVTAQVTADAFCWSMVRSLVGALLAVGEHRREIGWCATLLKAERRSSEFAAAPPQGLTLVGVDYPPDDELEARTKVTRDLRVAEE; encoded by the coding sequence ATGACGACAAGTCCTAGTAGTGCTGTGACCGAGCCCGCCATCGGCAACGGTGGCGGGCTCGTTCGTCTCCGGCTCGACATCGCCTACGACGGAACCGATTTCGCGGGCTGGGCAGTGCAGGCGGGGCAGCGCACGGTGAGCGGTGTCCTCGAAGACGCGCTTTCAACGGTATTCCGCACCCCGGTGGTGCTACGGGCGGCGGGTCGCACGGACGCGGGGGTGCACGCCACCGGTCAGGTCGCCCATGTCGACGTGCCGGTGGATGCGTTGCCGAACGCCTACCCGCGCGCCACGCGTCCCGGCGACAGCGAGTTCCTGCCGCTGGTGCGACGGCTCGGCCGGTTCCTGCCTCCCGACGTTCGGGTGCTCGACGCTGTTCGGGCCGCGCCGGATTTCGACGCCCGGTTCTCCGCGCTGCGTCGCCACTATGTCTACCGGTTGTCGACGGCTCCGTACGGGGTCGAACCGCACGACGCGCGCTATGTGACCGCCTGGCCGCGCTCCCTCGACGTCGTCGCGATGACCGAGGCTTCCCGACAGTTGTTGGGTCTGCACGACTTCGCCGCGTTCTGCCGGCACCGCGAAGGCGCCACCACCATTCGCGAACTCCAGCGCCTCGACTGGTCGAGCGAGGGCACCCGGGTCACCGCTCAGGTGACCGCCGACGCGTTCTGCTGGTCGATGGTCCGGTCGCTGGTGGGTGCGCTGCTGGCGGTCGGTGAACACCGTCGCGAGATCGGTTGGTGCGCCACGCTGTTGAAGGCCGAGCGCCGCTCCAGCGAGTTCGCGGCCGCGCCACCGCAAGGCCTGACGCTCGTCGGCGTCGACTATCCGCCCGACGATGAACTCGAGGCCCGCACCAAGGTCACCCGCGACCTCCGCGTCGCCGAAGAATGA
- the rplQ gene encoding 50S ribosomal protein L17, producing MPKPTKGPRLGGGSAHQKALLANLATALFEHGRIKTTEPKARALRPYAEKLITHAKKGTLHNRREVMKKIRDKDIVHVLFAEIGPFFADRNGGYTRIIKVENRKGDNAPMAVIELVREKTVTSEANRARRAGGAQKSAEQPVAAAAAPQAAVEPEATEGPTEDESVEDAKADSTEATEAEAPAEAQTAAEAETAEAKDDDKS from the coding sequence ATGCCCAAGCCCACCAAGGGTCCTCGCCTCGGCGGCGGGTCCGCTCACCAGAAGGCGCTGCTGGCCAATCTGGCCACGGCGCTCTTCGAGCACGGCCGGATCAAGACGACCGAGCCCAAGGCGCGGGCGTTGCGGCCCTATGCGGAGAAGCTCATCACCCACGCCAAGAAGGGCACACTGCACAACCGGCGTGAGGTGATGAAGAAGATCCGCGACAAGGACATCGTGCATGTGTTGTTCGCCGAGATCGGTCCGTTCTTCGCCGACCGTAACGGTGGCTACACCCGCATCATCAAGGTCGAGAACCGCAAGGGCGACAACGCGCCCATGGCGGTCATCGAGCTGGTCCGGGAGAAGACGGTGACTTCGGAGGCCAACCGGGCTCGTCGGGCCGGGGGCGCACAGAAGTCCGCCGAGCAGCCCGTCGCCGCGGCGGCCGCGCCGCAGGCGGCCGTCGAGCCGGAGGCCACCGAGGGGCCGACTGAGGACGAGTCGGTCGAGGACGCCAAGGCCGACTCGACTGAAGCCACCGAGGCCGAGGCGCCCGCCGAGGCCCAGACGGCCGCCGAGGCCGAGACGGCCGAAGCCAAGGATGACGACAAGTCCTAG